Proteins from a single region of Halorubrum sp. 2020YC2:
- a CDS encoding DUF309 domain-containing protein: protein MDDHTRDPGVAPPLGNPTGWHAGDRPDSSAAGDEDGASGGPPDARVVGGYWEHATLRRATEHGVRLFNDGAYHESHDCFESEWYNYGSGTVESAFLHGMVQVAAGAYKRVDFENDAGMRSLFETALQYLDGVPGDFYGVDVDDVRETLRAALDDPSAVDDWRIFLDDARPPAYPADYEYAERVDEGH, encoded by the coding sequence ATGGACGACCACACCCGCGACCCCGGCGTCGCCCCGCCCCTCGGGAACCCGACCGGGTGGCACGCGGGCGACCGACCCGACTCGTCCGCAGCGGGCGACGAGGACGGGGCCTCTGGCGGCCCGCCGGACGCGCGCGTGGTCGGCGGCTACTGGGAGCACGCGACGCTCCGGCGCGCGACCGAACACGGCGTGCGGCTGTTCAACGACGGCGCCTACCACGAGAGCCACGACTGTTTCGAGAGCGAGTGGTACAACTACGGGAGCGGCACCGTCGAGAGCGCCTTCCTCCACGGGATGGTCCAGGTCGCGGCCGGGGCGTACAAGCGCGTCGACTTCGAGAACGACGCCGGGATGCGGTCGCTGTTCGAGACGGCCCTCCAGTACCTCGACGGCGTCCCGGGCGACTTCTACGGGGTCGACGTCGACGACGTTCGGGAGACGCTCCGGGCCGCGCTCGACGACCCGAGCGCGGTCGACGACTGGCGGATTTTCCTCGACGACGCCCGTCCGCCGGCGTATCCCGCCGACTACGAGTACGCGGAGCGGGTCGACGAGGGGCACTAA
- a CDS encoding right-handed parallel beta-helix repeat-containing protein has translation MYSTDTDGGSVRQSAGAVLMALAMVVSMVAVAGVAAGPAAADHAGDFPSDEDDLSSDEILVDDDFEEGEVNESDQIFNELGPALEEAESAFTVYVREGDYTENVVVDTNVDLIGQSEGEDQTDGVRLEAENPDEPALDVQTDGLTVTHMTIVGGGEAGVLLSGSSGTENVKNLDFQHNIVVAGDGGTGFDAVPMSMGEPDDGNTLTDNTFTVAPGASAEALAFIAGGPVSEGEQPEGYTVADNTFTTETPSGSADGETGISLHLESDDATVENNDFPSAGTGAYDVAVAGDDNEVLNNDLTSSGFTDGLYLVGDGVSVTNNDIDGADESGIAVLGSSADVTIDNNDVTNSGGWGVNAGAVADLDVTNNLIEDNLGGVITDGGSDVTVSGNDILDSNSEGVSVTGAETATVESNTIDATDDVGAGVSVAESSDVLVAANDVIANDGGGISLSAIGAGATVEDNLVDGSSGGIGATDVAGGLAVSGNDVTDNDDGVDVSNVTGALDVTDNLVDANEDDGIVVEAVADGATTVTGNDVTNNEDPAQETFEYGISVTDVGALDVSDNLVESNEVYGVVVTGAGDVTAGSNTISDHLEDGLSVTNAGDVTAESNDVTDAGTGLTVTDVADVDAASNTISDHDGDGFSVSDAGNVTAESNDISGVGAALTATGVADADVADNDVSDADSGIGVTEAADVSVASNDVSEIDEQAVAVDTALTAMVESNGVENASDGIDIGAVDVDASVTDNDVSDVGTGIAVNASGTDEPVDVERNVLDAYDTGIHFEAFDAEQPPYATYNDLLDEEAVDVANDGPTTVEALFNYYDTDANVSHTDVDESAAFEGDVLYDPFLTVSQSDVSVQEPENTQKFGHELTLEATPDTTDPQVVAFPAAVEGTVGEVFSDLPAGASVFAYDASEDEFVPGGDMANESIGALDAFVVTDLDEDATVAFEYPSDGTAAPGEKQLEEGWNLVGAPKKTTVSTGFSSVLNGEETQVNHLYGNAADQPDFVDDATATRNGEPLWFESTEDASGQAPSFSVLGDEPGDQIVSPYTGYWVSVDAGTEDPTVTGTLPDSGATAYEEIQTLETDETEDEIE, from the coding sequence ATGTATTCGACAGACACGGACGGTGGAAGCGTTCGGCAGTCCGCCGGGGCCGTACTGATGGCCCTGGCGATGGTCGTATCGATGGTCGCCGTGGCCGGGGTCGCAGCCGGCCCCGCAGCGGCGGATCACGCAGGCGACTTCCCCTCCGACGAGGACGATCTCTCGAGCGACGAGATCCTCGTCGACGACGACTTCGAGGAGGGGGAGGTAAATGAATCGGACCAGATATTCAACGAGCTCGGACCGGCCTTAGAGGAGGCCGAGTCCGCCTTCACCGTGTACGTCAGAGAGGGTGACTACACGGAGAACGTCGTCGTTGACACCAACGTCGACCTGATCGGTCAGAGCGAAGGCGAGGACCAGACCGACGGAGTGCGGCTCGAGGCCGAGAACCCCGACGAGCCCGCGCTCGACGTCCAGACCGACGGCCTCACCGTCACCCACATGACGATCGTGGGCGGCGGCGAGGCCGGCGTACTCCTCTCCGGTAGCTCCGGGACGGAGAACGTCAAGAACCTCGACTTCCAGCACAACATCGTCGTCGCCGGCGACGGCGGGACCGGCTTCGACGCGGTGCCGATGTCGATGGGCGAGCCCGACGACGGGAACACGCTGACCGACAACACGTTCACCGTCGCGCCCGGCGCGAGCGCGGAGGCGCTCGCGTTCATCGCCGGCGGCCCGGTCTCCGAGGGCGAGCAGCCCGAGGGGTACACCGTCGCGGACAACACGTTCACGACGGAGACGCCGTCCGGCTCCGCCGACGGCGAGACCGGCATCTCGCTCCACCTTGAGAGCGACGACGCGACGGTCGAGAACAACGACTTCCCGTCCGCGGGGACGGGCGCCTACGACGTCGCGGTCGCCGGCGACGACAACGAGGTCCTGAACAACGACCTCACGTCGTCCGGCTTCACCGACGGGCTCTACCTCGTCGGCGACGGCGTCTCGGTGACGAACAACGATATCGACGGGGCCGACGAGAGCGGCATCGCCGTTCTCGGCAGCTCCGCCGACGTGACGATCGACAACAACGACGTCACCAACAGCGGCGGGTGGGGCGTCAACGCCGGCGCGGTCGCCGACCTTGACGTCACGAACAACCTGATCGAGGACAACCTCGGCGGCGTCATCACCGACGGCGGCTCCGACGTCACCGTGAGCGGCAACGACATCCTCGACAGCAACAGCGAGGGCGTCTCCGTCACGGGCGCCGAGACCGCGACCGTTGAGTCTAACACGATCGACGCGACTGACGACGTCGGCGCCGGCGTCTCGGTCGCCGAGTCGAGCGACGTGCTCGTCGCCGCGAACGACGTGATCGCGAACGACGGCGGCGGCATCAGCCTGTCCGCGATCGGCGCGGGCGCGACCGTCGAGGACAACCTCGTCGACGGCAGCAGCGGCGGGATCGGCGCGACCGACGTCGCCGGCGGCCTCGCGGTCTCCGGCAACGACGTGACCGACAACGACGACGGGGTCGACGTGAGCAACGTCACCGGCGCGCTCGACGTGACCGACAACCTCGTCGACGCGAACGAGGACGACGGGATCGTCGTCGAGGCCGTCGCGGACGGCGCGACGACGGTGACCGGCAACGACGTGACGAACAACGAGGACCCGGCTCAGGAGACGTTCGAGTACGGCATCTCCGTCACCGACGTCGGGGCGCTCGACGTGTCCGACAACCTCGTCGAGAGCAACGAGGTGTACGGCGTGGTCGTCACCGGGGCGGGCGACGTCACCGCCGGGTCGAACACGATCTCGGACCACCTCGAGGACGGCCTGTCCGTCACGAACGCCGGTGACGTCACCGCGGAGAGCAACGACGTCACCGACGCCGGCACGGGCCTCACCGTGACGGACGTCGCGGACGTCGACGCCGCGTCCAACACGATCTCGGACCACGACGGGGACGGCTTCTCCGTCTCGGACGCCGGTAACGTGACCGCGGAGAGCAACGACATCAGCGGCGTCGGCGCCGCCCTCACCGCGACGGGCGTCGCCGACGCCGACGTCGCGGACAACGACGTCAGCGACGCCGACTCCGGTATCGGCGTCACCGAGGCGGCCGACGTGAGCGTCGCCTCGAACGACGTCAGCGAGATCGACGAGCAGGCCGTCGCGGTCGACACCGCCCTGACGGCGATGGTCGAGTCGAACGGCGTCGAGAACGCCAGCGACGGGATCGATATCGGTGCCGTCGACGTCGACGCGAGCGTGACGGACAACGACGTCAGCGACGTCGGCACCGGCATCGCCGTCAACGCGAGCGGCACCGACGAGCCGGTCGACGTCGAGCGCAACGTGCTCGACGCGTACGACACCGGCATCCACTTCGAGGCGTTCGACGCCGAACAGCCGCCGTACGCGACGTACAACGACCTCCTCGACGAGGAGGCCGTCGACGTCGCCAACGACGGGCCGACCACCGTCGAGGCGCTGTTCAACTACTACGACACCGACGCGAACGTCTCGCACACGGACGTCGACGAGAGCGCCGCCTTCGAGGGCGACGTGCTCTACGACCCGTTCCTGACGGTCTCGCAGTCGGACGTCAGCGTTCAGGAACCGGAGAACACGCAGAAGTTCGGCCACGAACTGACGCTCGAGGCCACGCCGGACACGACCGACCCGCAGGTCGTCGCCTTCCCGGCGGCGGTCGAGGGCACGGTCGGTGAGGTCTTCTCCGACCTGCCCGCGGGCGCCTCGGTGTTCGCGTACGACGCCTCCGAGGACGAGTTCGTCCCCGGCGGCGACATGGCCAACGAGTCGATCGGCGCGCTCGACGCGTTCGTCGTGACCGACCTCGACGAGGACGCGACGGTCGCGTTCGAGTACCCGTCCGACGGGACCGCGGCCCCCGGCGAGAAGCAGCTCGAAGAGGGCTGGAACCTCGTCGGCGCGCCGAAGAAGACCACGGTGAGCACCGGGTTCTCCAGCGTCCTCAACGGCGAGGAGACGCAGGTGAACCACCTCTACGGCAACGCGGCCGACCAGCCGGACTTCGTGGACGACGCGACGGCCACGCGGAACGGCGAGCCGCTGTGGTTCGAGAGCACCGAGGACGCCTCCGGACAGGCGCCCTCGTTCAGCGTCCTGGGTGACGAGCCCGGCGACCAGATCGTGAGCCCGTACACCGGGTACTGGGTGAGCGTCGACGCCGGCACCGAGGACCCGACGGTCACCGGTACGCTGCCCGACAGCGGCGCCACCGCGTACGAGGAGATCCAGACGCTCGAGACGGACGAGACCGAGGACGAAATCGAGTAA
- the eif1A gene encoding translation initiation factor eIF-1A translates to MSNGDGGGRNDLRMPDDDEVFAEVLEMLGANRVKVRCADGKQRTARIPGRMQKRVWIREDDIVLVEPWDWQDEKADISWRYEKSEAEQLREEGHLQ, encoded by the coding sequence ATGAGCAACGGAGACGGCGGCGGTCGGAACGACCTCCGGATGCCCGACGACGACGAGGTGTTCGCGGAGGTCCTCGAGATGCTCGGCGCGAACCGCGTCAAAGTCCGCTGTGCGGACGGGAAACAGCGAACCGCGCGCATCCCCGGCCGGATGCAGAAACGGGTGTGGATCCGCGAAGACGACATCGTCCTCGTCGAGCCGTGGGACTGGCAGGACGAGAAGGCCGACATCTCGTGGCGCTACGAGAAGAGCGAGGCGGAACAGCTCCGCGAGGAAGGCCACCTGCAGTAG
- a CDS encoding cryptochrome/photolyase family protein encodes MSDRTTCWLLGDQLNPDLDVLDAADDVLLIEAHGFADRKPYHAHKLTLVFSAMRHFRDDLRERGHDVTYVRADSFGEGLDEFFAGRRPEADGGDDDSGPHLRLMRPASHGAGERLRELVAERGGTLELVDNELFWTTPADWREWAGDGEAAIGEDGAAERTFRQENWYRHVRREADVLMDDGDPVGGEWNYDDLNQETPPDDWTPPGRPTFEPDELTRETHAWVRERFDTWGNDSLDEFGWAVTREEAREALDRFVRDGLPAFGRYEDAMVGGEPFLSHSLLSPAINLGLLDPREPVRAVERAYAERGVEPGAYDPDDHGDGGGTTTSLDEFGGDAADSEDGATGGSAAESGEPAPVPLNAVEGFVRQVIGWREFMRHVYREAMPELADANQLDQQRELPPAYWDGETDMRCLSEAVGHVREFGYAHHIERLMVLSNFALVYGADPAELNEWFHLGFVDAYHWVTTPNVVAMGSFGTDVLSSKPYASSGNYVNRMSDHCADCQYAVSRTTGEGACPFNALYWDFLKENEETLRGTGRMGLMYSHVDNKDDAEWESIRERAARVRELAADGEL; translated from the coding sequence GTGAGCGACCGGACCACCTGCTGGCTGCTCGGCGACCAGCTCAACCCCGACCTCGACGTGCTCGACGCGGCCGACGACGTACTGCTGATCGAGGCCCACGGGTTCGCCGACCGGAAGCCGTACCACGCCCACAAGCTGACGCTCGTGTTCTCGGCGATGCGGCACTTCCGCGACGACCTCCGCGAGCGCGGCCACGACGTGACGTACGTGCGGGCCGATTCGTTCGGCGAGGGGCTCGACGAGTTCTTCGCCGGCCGTCGTCCCGAGGCGGACGGCGGCGACGACGACAGCGGCCCGCACCTCCGGCTCATGCGGCCCGCGAGCCACGGCGCCGGCGAGCGGCTCCGCGAGCTGGTCGCCGAGCGCGGCGGCACGCTCGAACTCGTCGACAACGAGCTGTTCTGGACGACGCCGGCGGACTGGCGTGAGTGGGCCGGCGACGGGGAGGCCGCGATCGGCGAGGACGGGGCGGCGGAGCGGACCTTCCGACAGGAGAACTGGTACCGGCACGTCCGCCGTGAGGCCGACGTGCTGATGGACGACGGCGACCCGGTCGGCGGGGAGTGGAACTACGACGACCTGAACCAGGAGACGCCGCCGGACGACTGGACGCCGCCGGGGCGGCCGACGTTCGAACCGGACGAGCTGACCCGCGAGACGCACGCGTGGGTCCGCGAGCGGTTCGACACGTGGGGGAACGACTCGCTCGACGAGTTCGGGTGGGCAGTCACTCGGGAGGAGGCCCGCGAGGCGCTCGACCGGTTCGTCCGAGACGGGTTGCCCGCGTTCGGGCGGTACGAGGACGCGATGGTCGGGGGCGAGCCGTTCCTCTCGCACTCGCTGCTCTCGCCGGCGATCAACCTCGGGCTGCTCGACCCGCGCGAACCCGTGCGGGCGGTCGAGCGCGCCTACGCGGAGCGCGGCGTCGAGCCCGGCGCGTACGACCCGGACGACCACGGCGACGGGGGCGGGACGACGACGTCGCTCGACGAGTTCGGCGGGGACGCGGCGGACAGCGAGGACGGAGCGACCGGGGGCAGCGCGGCCGAGAGCGGCGAGCCGGCCCCGGTGCCGCTCAACGCCGTCGAGGGGTTCGTCAGGCAGGTGATCGGCTGGCGGGAGTTCATGCGCCACGTGTATCGCGAGGCGATGCCGGAGCTCGCGGACGCGAATCAGTTGGACCAACAGCGGGAGCTCCCCCCGGCCTACTGGGACGGCGAGACGGACATGCGGTGTCTCTCGGAGGCGGTCGGCCACGTCCGGGAGTTCGGCTACGCCCACCACATCGAGCGGCTGATGGTGCTGTCGAACTTCGCGCTCGTGTACGGCGCCGACCCGGCGGAGTTGAACGAGTGGTTCCACCTCGGCTTCGTCGACGCCTACCACTGGGTGACGACGCCGAACGTCGTCGCGATGGGGTCGTTCGGCACCGACGTGCTCTCCTCGAAGCCGTACGCCTCCTCCGGGAACTACGTCAACCGCATGAGCGACCACTGCGCCGACTGCCAGTACGCCGTCTCGCGGACCACCGGCGAGGGCGCCTGCCCGTTCAACGCGCTCTACTGGGACTTCTTAAAGGAGAACGAGGAGACGCTGCGGGGGACCGGCCGGATGGGCCTGATGTACTCGCACGTCGACAACAAGGACGACGCGGAGTGGGAGTCGATCCGCGAGCGCGCGGCCCGGGTCCGAGAGCTCGCGGCCGACGGGGAGCTATAG
- a CDS encoding helix-turn-helix domain-containing protein, with the protein MSDDGDSSGIDAAAGGRTDGDESFGRSDPTGADVSRPPAAESGGGAPATEGDGSGSVTDDAIDEIAFLTRSPVRVRVLRCLQRRGPVEKRELRELVDGVRTTVTRNLNALIEHGWIEDAPDGYDITDCGRMIADDLIALTESTSLAVELRPALRWLDTERLGLDLRHFERADITAADSTNPYAPVEEQVALVRRATTVRAALPTVNRQILEACRRTGRTDGGEVEIVLEATAVDRLRSTGRYAELFADVCRRCTVLEYDGALPYYVGDAGDAVQLGTTDGDNLIRVLLRFDIDDDVRAWVDDRFERFEQRAHTVENSG; encoded by the coding sequence ATGAGCGACGACGGGGACTCTAGTGGGATCGACGCGGCGGCTGGCGGCCGGACGGACGGAGACGAGTCGTTCGGTCGGAGCGACCCGACCGGGGCCGACGTGAGCCGGCCTCCCGCGGCCGAGAGCGGCGGGGGCGCACCGGCGACGGAGGGCGACGGGAGCGGCTCCGTGACGGACGACGCGATAGACGAGATCGCGTTCCTCACCCGGTCGCCGGTGCGGGTCCGGGTGCTCCGCTGCCTCCAGCGGCGGGGGCCGGTCGAGAAGCGGGAGCTGCGCGAGTTGGTCGACGGGGTTCGCACGACCGTGACGCGGAACCTGAACGCCCTGATCGAACACGGGTGGATCGAAGACGCTCCGGACGGGTACGACATCACGGACTGCGGTCGGATGATCGCGGACGACCTGATCGCGCTCACCGAGAGCACCTCGCTGGCGGTCGAGTTGCGGCCGGCGCTCCGCTGGCTCGACACCGAGCGGCTCGGGCTCGACCTGCGGCACTTCGAGCGCGCGGACATCACGGCCGCCGACTCGACGAACCCGTACGCGCCGGTGGAGGAACAGGTCGCGCTCGTCCGGCGCGCGACGACGGTCCGCGCGGCGCTACCGACCGTGAACCGACAGATCCTGGAAGCGTGCCGACGGACGGGTCGAACCGACGGCGGCGAGGTCGAAATCGTCTTGGAGGCGACGGCGGTCGACCGGCTGCGGTCGACCGGTCGGTACGCGGAGCTGTTCGCGGACGTCTGCCGTCGCTGTACGGTGTTAGAGTACGACGGCGCGCTGCCGTACTACGTCGGTGACGCCGGGGACGCGGTCCAGCTCGGGACCACGGACGGGGACAACCTTATCCGGGTGCTGTTGCGGTTCGACATCGACGACGACGTGCGGGCGTGGGTGGACGACCGGTTCGAGCGGTTCGAGCAGCGCGCGCACACGGTCGAAAATTCGGGCTGA
- a CDS encoding EamA family transporter: protein MDAGLLFALAAAVVWGAYLFVLKRAFSGYPPAALTVAINAAAVGWFLAATGLTVGFDDAAAGLSGLVAPRQFAVVALTALATAAAFVLFLRAIEDGAVSYVAPINKVVPMFVLPLEVGLLGQVLAPIQVAGVVVTTLAVYVANYEPGGFFAPLARAARSRPAQLALASAACYAVADVGKRVALQELAIPGTLWVPLLLVGVAVVLLPAAARTPIDASRRDVPKFLAAGALVALGEHLTTVAFAALPASVASPVINTQAIVAVVLGGVLLGERHFRLRLAAAVLAVVGVAMIAG, encoded by the coding sequence ATGGACGCCGGACTGCTCTTCGCACTCGCCGCCGCCGTCGTCTGGGGCGCGTACCTCTTCGTCCTGAAGCGCGCCTTCTCCGGCTACCCGCCCGCGGCGCTGACGGTGGCGATCAACGCCGCGGCGGTCGGCTGGTTTCTCGCGGCGACCGGACTCACGGTCGGCTTCGACGACGCGGCGGCCGGCCTGTCCGGCCTCGTCGCCCCGCGGCAGTTCGCCGTGGTCGCCCTTACCGCCCTCGCGACGGCCGCCGCGTTCGTCCTCTTCCTGCGCGCCATCGAGGACGGCGCGGTGTCGTACGTCGCGCCGATCAACAAGGTCGTCCCGATGTTCGTCCTCCCGCTGGAGGTCGGGCTGCTCGGGCAGGTGTTGGCGCCGATTCAGGTCGCCGGCGTCGTCGTCACCACGCTCGCGGTGTACGTCGCGAACTACGAGCCGGGCGGGTTCTTCGCGCCGCTCGCGCGGGCGGCCCGCTCGCGGCCCGCGCAGCTGGCGCTCGCGAGCGCGGCCTGCTACGCGGTCGCGGACGTGGGCAAGCGGGTCGCGCTTCAGGAGCTCGCGATCCCCGGGACGCTGTGGGTGCCGCTGCTGCTCGTCGGCGTCGCGGTCGTGCTGCTCCCCGCCGCGGCCCGGACCCCGATCGACGCGTCCCGGCGGGACGTGCCGAAGTTCCTCGCGGCCGGGGCGCTCGTCGCGCTGGGCGAGCACCTGACGACGGTCGCGTTCGCGGCGCTGCCCGCGAGCGTCGCCTCTCCCGTGATCAACACGCAGGCGATCGTCGCGGTCGTGCTCGGGGGCGTGCTGCTCGGCGAGCGTCACTTCCGGCTCCGGCTCGCCGCCGCCGTCCTCGCGGTCGTCGGCGTCGCGATGATCGCGGGGTGA
- a CDS encoding aldo/keto reductase, with product MEYTTLGNTGTTVSKICLGCMSFGDPDWREWVLDEAEGKELVERAIELGVNFFDTANMYSDGASERVLGEALDGYDRDEFVVATKGYFQMDESNPNSGGLSRKAIEQELENSLDRLGTDTIDLYQIHRWDDETPIEETLAALDDAVRRGDVRYVGASSMWAHQFAAALHTSDREGYERFATMQNHYNLAYREEERETLPLCEKENVGVMPWSPLARGYLARPHEEVDATLRGETEEHLYAHPYREGGGREINERVEELAAEKGVKMAQIALSWLFHKDRVDAPIVGTTSVEHLEDAVEALDIDLSDSDVEWLEAPYEPVRVSGHE from the coding sequence ATGGAGTACACGACCCTCGGGAACACCGGTACGACCGTCTCGAAGATCTGTCTCGGCTGCATGAGCTTCGGGGACCCCGACTGGCGCGAGTGGGTCCTCGACGAGGCGGAGGGGAAAGAGCTGGTCGAGCGCGCGATCGAACTCGGCGTGAACTTCTTCGACACCGCCAACATGTACTCGGACGGCGCGAGCGAGCGCGTGCTCGGGGAGGCGCTCGACGGGTACGACCGCGACGAGTTCGTCGTGGCCACGAAGGGGTACTTCCAGATGGACGAGTCGAACCCGAACTCCGGCGGGCTCTCGCGGAAGGCGATCGAACAGGAGCTTGAAAACTCCCTCGACCGGCTCGGCACCGACACGATCGACCTCTATCAGATCCACCGGTGGGACGACGAGACGCCGATCGAGGAGACGCTGGCCGCGCTCGACGACGCCGTGCGGCGCGGCGACGTGCGGTACGTCGGCGCCTCCTCGATGTGGGCCCACCAGTTCGCGGCGGCGCTTCACACCAGCGACCGGGAGGGGTACGAGCGGTTCGCGACGATGCAGAACCACTACAACCTCGCGTACCGAGAGGAGGAGCGTGAGACCCTCCCGCTCTGCGAGAAGGAGAACGTCGGCGTGATGCCGTGGAGCCCCCTCGCGCGCGGGTACCTAGCGCGCCCGCACGAGGAGGTGGACGCGACGCTCCGCGGCGAGACCGAAGAGCACCTCTACGCGCACCCGTACCGCGAGGGCGGCGGGCGCGAGATCAACGAGCGGGTCGAGGAGCTCGCGGCCGAAAAGGGCGTGAAGATGGCCCAGATCGCGCTCTCGTGGCTGTTCCACAAAGACCGGGTCGACGCGCCGATCGTCGGGACGACGAGCGTCGAACACCTCGAGGACGCGGTCGAGGCGCTCGACATCGACCTCTCGGACTCCGACGTCGAGTGGCTCGAAGCACCATACGAGCCGGTCCGCGTCTCCGGCCACGAGTGA
- a CDS encoding PGF-CTERM sorting domain-containing protein: protein MRNTTRTLLVVAVVLLAPLAAAGPAAAQPDPPTEFYGSAAVDGEPAPEGTTVQAVLDGEVVDETTVDGDGQYGGSDPLAERLTVQCADGDGSGTVEFQLAGGETADQTATCTPGEAVEVDLTFSSLGDDPDGGDGSDGGDGSDGSDGGDGGDGSDGSDSSDGSDGGDGSDGSDSSDGSDGGSSGAPSGGGGGGGGGGQAGGSASDGPSLDVISVDDGATLRIEDVPGNDAVDLDIDGAASGTGVSLRSMTVDHRLEPEDYRIEVTNVAERPTEGASALDGAEPVGYLDVEPVGTDRIRSATLRFTVDPSSLPENASADEVGLYHYADGWERLDTEAVSTEGESYEFVAQIDAFSPFAVGVATADVGVTEAAVAAEEVTAGEVVEVTATVTNDGDADGEATVSLLVDDEERTDQRVTVPGGESVEVLFSTPVDEAGEYSFAVDGVDAGTVSVVEGDAAADTEGDGTEGGDAESDGGTALEEQAPGFGPVVALLALLGAALLARRR, encoded by the coding sequence ATGAGAAACACCACCAGAACGCTGCTCGTCGTCGCCGTGGTCCTGCTCGCGCCGCTGGCCGCCGCCGGTCCGGCGGCCGCGCAGCCGGATCCGCCGACCGAGTTCTACGGGTCCGCCGCGGTCGACGGTGAGCCAGCGCCAGAAGGCACGACGGTTCAGGCCGTCCTCGACGGTGAAGTCGTGGACGAGACCACGGTCGACGGTGACGGTCAGTATGGTGGGTCGGACCCGCTCGCTGAGCGGCTCACCGTCCAGTGCGCCGACGGCGACGGAAGCGGCACCGTCGAGTTCCAGCTCGCCGGCGGCGAGACCGCCGACCAGACCGCGACGTGTACGCCGGGCGAGGCCGTCGAAGTCGACCTGACGTTCTCGTCGCTCGGAGACGATCCCGACGGCGGCGACGGCAGCGACGGCGGCGACGGCAGCGACGGTAGCGACGGCGGCGACGGCGGCGACGGTAGCGACGGTAGCGATAGCAGCGACGGTAGCGACGGCGGCGACGGTAGCGACGGTAGCGATAGCAGCGACGGTAGCGACGGCGGTTCCTCCGGCGCGCCGAGCGGCGGGGGCGGCGGAGGCGGCGGCGGCGGACAGGCCGGTGGCTCCGCGTCCGACGGTCCGAGCCTCGACGTCATCTCGGTCGACGACGGCGCAACGCTCCGGATCGAGGACGTGCCGGGCAACGACGCGGTCGACCTCGATATCGACGGCGCCGCCTCCGGCACCGGCGTCTCGCTCCGGTCGATGACCGTCGATCACCGGCTCGAACCGGAGGATTACCGGATCGAGGTGACGAACGTCGCGGAGCGGCCGACCGAAGGCGCGTCCGCGCTGGACGGCGCCGAGCCGGTCGGCTACCTCGACGTGGAGCCGGTCGGCACCGACCGGATCCGGTCCGCGACGCTGAGATTCACGGTCGATCCGTCGTCGCTCCCGGAGAACGCGTCCGCGGATGAGGTGGGGCTGTACCACTACGCGGACGGGTGGGAGCGGCTCGACACCGAAGCGGTCTCGACCGAGGGCGAGAGCTACGAGTTCGTCGCCCAGATCGACGCGTTCTCGCCGTTCGCGGTCGGCGTCGCAACCGCGGACGTCGGGGTGACGGAGGCGGCCGTCGCCGCCGAGGAAGTCACCGCGGGCGAGGTCGTCGAGGTGACCGCGACCGTGACGAACGACGGCGACGCGGACGGCGAGGCGACCGTCTCGCTGCTCGTCGACGACGAGGAGCGGACCGACCAGCGGGTGACGGTGCCCGGCGGCGAGTCGGTCGAGGTGCTGTTCTCGACGCCGGTCGACGAGGCGGGCGAGTACTCGTTCGCCGTCGACGGCGTCGACGCCGGCACCGTCTCGGTCGTCGAGGGCGACGCGGCCGCCGACACCGAAGGCGACGGTACCGAGGGCGGCGACGCCGAGAGCGACGGCGGCACGGCGCTCGAAGAGCAGGCGCCCGGGTTCGGCCCGGTCGTCGCGCTGCTCGCGCTGCTCGGTGCCGCGCTGCTCGCGCGCCGTCGCTGA